The Bacteroidota bacterium genome includes a region encoding these proteins:
- a CDS encoding Eco57I restriction-modification methylase domain-containing protein, whose protein sequence is MKLVTQTPKKALKAFLKQKPLRSEIDVFKTNLIALLDKISVIEKRPKDESEEHLKNDLRDFLRDTYYRDTNAINTKDKKDLVIHLDKTTNSEVGVIIEAKRPTNIGEMVTADNPNKKALHELIFYYLDERNQAGNNQLKQLVITNVHEWFIIDANYFDKHIYRNTQIKKLYETKLNDKKDNPFFYEEIAKIVSKIDVEIPCVYFDIREYDKVLRNNKKEDDRELIALLKILSPQHLLKIATPNDSNSLNEKFYKELLHIIGLEEAKENGKNIIRRKKETRFAASLIEATIEALVTDDPFHRLPDQSIYGENKEERVFNVALELCITWINRILFLKLLEGQLITYHQGNKDYRFLNSDTIHDFDELFKLFHKVLAINLEDRSEGIKTKYSRVPYLNSSLFEISELEDQTIKINSLDDSGQLELIGTTILKDIKKKEASLPTLNYLFQFLDAYDFASEGAEDVQEDNKTIINASVLGKVFEKINGYKDGSVFTPAFITMYMCKQSIRLAVVEKFNDAKKWNIKQFDELYNKIDDKKEANEIINSLKICDPAVGSGHFLVSALNEIIAVKSELGILIDEKGKTLRDYEIEIVNDELIITDENGNIIAYNPKNIESNRVQKTLFQEKQTIIENCLFGVDINPNSVKICRLRLWIELLKNAYYKEETKFIELETLPNIDINIKCGNSLLSRFPLDADLSKALKSIKYDIKAYKSFVNDYKNEKSRDVKRGLQKIIDSIKNDFRTEISNNDPKQVKLSKLSGELFNLLNQVKLFELDSKQKKKQKETQAKLELEITKLSKEIEEIKNNAIYKNAFEWRFEFPEVLSNNGEFEGFDVIIGNPPYIRHEEIKQLKPQLEKDFTVFNSSADILTYFFELGNKILRPKGGLSFIVSNKFFKVSYGDNLRSYLIQNTLLQQIIEFDKVNVFDEATVKVAIIQFKKEQLSKTFTYLDVLAMPENLETVVKEEGKEYKQALFNNGQWIFQSENLWKIYHKINECGTALSNWDLKINFGIKTGFNEAFLINEETKDRLIKENKSAEEIIKPLFRGREIDKYFSNSSNSYIIGTFPALKLDIKKYPSVENHLLTFGKAKLEQSGSLGSRKKSSNQWFETQDTIAFWKELSLPKIIWKRIGSKLRFCYDETGFCSLDSTCIATGKHLKYLVGVLNSKLIENELNRFAPKTGTGDLIISVQALSPLQIPIPTIEQETKMNDLVDKIIAQKQKGEDTKANETLIDKMVYELYHITADEQKLIEK, encoded by the coding sequence ATGAAATTAGTAACGCAGACACCGAAAAAAGCATTAAAAGCCTTCTTAAAGCAGAAACCTCTGAGAAGCGAAATTGACGTTTTCAAAACAAACCTCATTGCTTTGCTCGACAAAATCAGCGTTATTGAAAAACGACCTAAGGATGAAAGCGAAGAACATTTAAAAAACGACCTGCGTGACTTCTTGCGGGACACTTACTACCGTGACACCAACGCCATCAATACCAAAGACAAAAAAGACCTTGTAATACACTTAGACAAAACAACAAATAGTGAAGTTGGAGTAATAATTGAAGCCAAACGACCAACCAACATTGGAGAAATGGTAACGGCTGACAATCCCAACAAAAAAGCACTTCACGAACTTATTTTTTACTACTTAGATGAAAGAAACCAAGCAGGAAACAATCAACTGAAACAGTTGGTAATTACCAATGTTCACGAATGGTTTATTATAGATGCAAACTATTTTGACAAGCATATTTACCGCAATACCCAAATCAAAAAACTGTATGAAACCAAACTCAACGACAAAAAAGACAACCCATTTTTCTATGAGGAAATTGCTAAAATAGTTTCCAAAATTGATGTTGAAATCCCTTGTGTTTACTTCGACATCAGAGAGTATGACAAGGTTTTACGCAATAACAAAAAAGAGGATGACCGTGAGCTAATTGCATTACTCAAAATACTTTCACCACAGCATTTATTAAAAATTGCAACGCCAAACGACAGCAATTCCCTCAATGAAAAATTCTACAAAGAATTGCTTCACATCATTGGACTGGAAGAAGCAAAAGAAAACGGCAAAAACATAATCCGCAGAAAAAAAGAAACCCGCTTCGCTGCTTCTCTTATTGAGGCAACTATTGAAGCCTTGGTTACTGACGACCCATTTCATCGTTTGCCCGACCAATCTATTTACGGAGAAAATAAAGAGGAAAGAGTTTTTAATGTTGCGCTTGAACTTTGCATTACCTGGATAAACCGAATTTTGTTTTTGAAGTTGTTGGAAGGACAACTCATAACTTATCATCAGGGAAATAAAGATTACCGATTCTTAAATTCCGATACTATACACGACTTTGACGAACTGTTTAAACTGTTTCATAAAGTTTTAGCGATAAATCTTGAAGACAGAAGCGAAGGAATAAAAACCAAATACAGCAGAGTTCCATATTTGAATAGTTCGCTTTTTGAAATCAGCGAATTAGAAGACCAAACCATAAAAATAAATTCGCTTGATGACAGCGGACAACTTGAATTAATTGGAACAACAATTTTAAAAGATATAAAGAAGAAGGAAGCTTCGCTGCCCACTCTTAATTATCTTTTTCAGTTTTTAGATGCTTACGATTTTGCCAGTGAAGGTGCGGAAGATGTGCAAGAAGACAACAAAACAATTATCAATGCCTCGGTGCTTGGTAAAGTGTTTGAGAAAATAAATGGCTACAAAGACGGTTCAGTGTTTACACCTGCATTTATTACAATGTATATGTGCAAACAGTCCATTCGTTTGGCTGTGGTTGAGAAATTTAACGATGCAAAAAAATGGAACATCAAACAATTTGATGAACTCTACAATAAAATTGACGACAAAAAGGAAGCAAACGAAATAATCAATTCGCTTAAAATTTGCGACCCAGCAGTAGGTTCCGGACACTTTTTAGTTTCGGCATTGAACGAAATTATTGCAGTTAAAAGTGAGTTAGGAATTTTGATAGATGAAAAAGGAAAAACGCTAAGAGATTATGAAATTGAAATTGTAAATGATGAATTGATAATTACCGATGAAAACGGAAACATCATTGCTTACAATCCAAAGAATATAGAAAGTAACCGCGTTCAAAAGACGCTATTCCAAGAAAAGCAAACCATTATTGAAAATTGTTTGTTTGGCGTTGACATCAATCCAAATTCAGTAAAAATTTGCCGTTTGCGTTTGTGGATAGAACTATTGAAAAACGCCTATTACAAGGAAGAAACTAAGTTTATAGAACTTGAAACACTTCCAAATATAGATATCAATATTAAATGCGGAAACAGTTTATTGAGCCGTTTCCCTTTAGATGCAGATTTGAGCAAAGCACTGAAAAGCATTAAGTATGATATAAAAGCATACAAAAGTTTTGTAAACGATTACAAAAACGAAAAAAGCCGTGATGTAAAAAGGGGTTTGCAGAAAATTATTGACAGCATTAAAAACGATTTCAGAACGGAAATAAGCAACAATGACCCAAAGCAAGTTAAACTAAGTAAACTAAGCGGAGAATTATTCAATTTACTTAACCAAGTAAAATTATTTGAACTTGATAGCAAACAAAAAAAGAAACAAAAGGAAACCCAAGCAAAATTAGAGCTAGAAATTACTAAACTTTCAAAAGAAATTGAGGAGATTAAAAACAATGCTATTTACAAAAATGCTTTTGAATGGAGGTTTGAATTTCCTGAAGTATTGAGTAATAACGGAGAATTTGAAGGCTTTGATGTAATAATCGGAAACCCTCCTTACATAAGACACGAGGAAATAAAACAACTTAAACCGCAATTAGAAAAAGATTTTACCGTATTCAATAGCAGTGCCGATATTCTTACTTACTTTTTTGAATTAGGAAACAAAATATTAAGACCAAAAGGCGGTTTATCTTTCATTGTTTCAAACAAGTTTTTCAAAGTGAGTTATGGCGACAACTTGCGTTCTTACCTAATTCAAAATACATTATTACAACAAATAATTGAGTTTGATAAGGTGAATGTTTTTGATGAAGCTACTGTTAAAGTTGCTATCATTCAATTCAAAAAAGAACAACTATCTAAAACATTTACCTACTTGGATGTTTTAGCCATGCCTGAGAATTTAGAAACCGTTGTAAAAGAAGAAGGCAAAGAATATAAACAAGCACTATTCAACAACGGACAATGGATTTTTCAAAGTGAAAACCTTTGGAAGATTTACCACAAAATAAATGAATGCGGTACGGCTTTATCCAACTGGGATTTGAAGATTAACTTCGGAATTAAAACTGGTTTCAATGAGGCATTTTTAATTAATGAAGAAACTAAAGACCGTTTAATTAAAGAAAATAAAAGTGCAGAAGAAATTATAAAACCATTATTCAGAGGTAGAGAAATTGATAAGTATTTTTCAAATTCTTCTAATTCATATATTATCGGAACTTTTCCAGCATTGAAATTGGATATTAAAAAATATCCATCGGTTGAAAATCATCTTTTAACATTTGGGAAAGCCAAATTAGAGCAATCGGGCAGTTTAGGTTCAAGAAAAAAATCATCAAACCAATGGTTTGAAACTCAAGACACAATTGCCTTTTGGAAAGAGTTGAGTTTGCCAAAAATAATTTGGAAACGGATAGGCTCAAAACTTCGTTTCTGTTATGATGAAACAGGTTTTTGTTCATTAGACAGCACTTGCATTGCAACAGGAAAACATTTAAAATATTTGGTTGGGGTTTTAAATTCAAAACTAATTGAAAACGAGTTAAACCGGTTTGCACCAAAAACAGGAACGGGAGATTTAATTATAAGTGTTCAAGCCTTATCACCTTTGCAAATACCAATTCCAACAATCGAACAAGAAACTAAAATGAATGATTTGGTTGACAAAATAATTGCCCAAAAACAAAAAGGCGAAGACACCAAAGCCAATGAAACCCTAATTGATAAAATGGTTTACGAGCTTTATCATATTACAGCAGACGAACAAAAATTAATTGAAAAATAA
- a CDS encoding class I SAM-dependent methyltransferase, which translates to MENRKEHWEKVYATKQPHEVSWTQELPKTSLDFVHSFNLPKTASIIDIGGGDSKLVDYLLDEGFENISVLDISATAIEKAKQRLGAKAAKVNWIVSDVTEFHPSSTYDCWHDRATFHFLITTADINTYLTTARQAVTGFMAIGTFSDKGPKKCSMLDVHQYTEDELQQQLTDGFEKLKCVTVDHTTPFNTTQNFLFCSFKRQNN; encoded by the coding sequence ATGGAAAACAGAAAAGAACATTGGGAAAAGGTTTACGCAACTAAACAACCACACGAAGTAAGCTGGACACAGGAACTTCCAAAAACATCATTGGACTTTGTGCATAGTTTTAATTTGCCCAAGACCGCAAGTATTATTGACATTGGCGGTGGGGATAGCAAATTAGTTGATTACCTTTTAGACGAAGGTTTTGAAAACATTTCGGTGCTTGACATTTCAGCCACAGCTATTGAAAAAGCCAAACAACGTCTGGGTGCCAAGGCAGCCAAAGTAAATTGGATAGTAAGCGATGTAACAGAGTTTCATCCTTCTTCAACTTACGACTGTTGGCACGATAGAGCAACTTTTCATTTCCTCATAACCACAGCCGACATAAACACTTATTTGACAACTGCGCGACAAGCCGTAACTGGTTTTATGGCAATAGGCACTTTCAGCGACAAAGGTCCAAAAAAATGCAGTATGCTTGATGTTCATCAATACACCGAAGACGAATTGCAACAACAACTCACAGACGGTTTTGAAAAACTAAAATGTGTAACCGTAGACCACACAACACCATTTAACACGACACAGAATTTTTTATTTTGTAGTTTCAAACGTCAAAACAACTAA
- a CDS encoding TCR/Tet family MFS transporter, whose product MKDRKQASMIFIFITLLIDVIGFGIIIPVLPDLIKELNGGNYSDAARIGGWLLFAFSFMQFIFSPILGNLSDKYGRRPVLLFALFGFGVDYLIMAFSPTLGWLFLGRIIAGITGASFSTASAYIADISPPEKRAQNFGLIGAAFGLGFIIGPALGGFLGSFGTRIPFYGAAAITFLNWLYGYFVLPESLPKEKRRKFEWKRANPVGSLVALKKYPVTYGLIASLVCIYIASHAVQSNWSFFTMGTFGWSGTAVGLSLAFVGLMVGIVQGGLIRITIPRFGQKKSLYYGLAFYTIGLILFGIASQGWMMYVFLIPYCLGGIGMPALQGIISNQVPSNEQGELQGALTSLMSLTSIIGPPLMTNTYAYFTGEKTPVHFAGAAFLLGALFMFTSLILARRTLKHVEIIEHK is encoded by the coding sequence ATGAAAGACCGAAAACAAGCATCCATGATTTTTATTTTTATTACATTATTAATTGATGTAATAGGATTTGGAATAATTATTCCGGTACTTCCCGATCTGATCAAGGAATTAAATGGCGGTAATTATAGCGATGCGGCGAGAATTGGTGGGTGGTTGTTATTTGCTTTTTCTTTTATGCAATTTATTTTTTCTCCAATACTTGGTAATTTAAGTGATAAATACGGAAGAAGACCAGTTTTATTATTTGCACTCTTTGGCTTTGGTGTTGATTATTTGATCATGGCATTTTCTCCTACATTGGGTTGGTTATTTTTAGGAAGAATAATTGCTGGGATAACTGGTGCAAGTTTTTCTACTGCAAGTGCATACATTGCAGATATTTCTCCACCCGAAAAACGTGCACAAAACTTCGGATTAATAGGTGCTGCTTTTGGACTTGGATTTATAATTGGCCCCGCATTGGGTGGATTTTTGGGATCTTTTGGAACAAGAATTCCATTTTATGGAGCAGCGGCAATTACTTTTTTAAATTGGTTATATGGATATTTTGTTTTACCGGAATCTTTGCCAAAAGAAAAACGCAGAAAATTTGAATGGAAACGCGCTAACCCTGTCGGATCTTTGGTTGCATTAAAAAAATATCCCGTTACTTATGGGTTAATTGCATCTTTAGTTTGTATTTATATTGCATCACATGCCGTTCAAAGTAACTGGAGTTTTTTTACCATGGGAACCTTTGGATGGAGTGGAACTGCAGTAGGTTTATCACTTGCATTTGTAGGATTAATGGTTGGAATTGTGCAGGGTGGATTAATTCGTATAACTATACCGCGATTCGGACAAAAAAAATCGCTTTATTATGGATTGGCATTTTATACAATAGGGTTGATATTATTTGGAATTGCATCGCAAGGTTGGATGATGTATGTATTTTTAATTCCCTATTGTTTAGGTGGAATTGGAATGCCGGCCTTACAAGGAATTATCTCTAATCAAGTGCCATCCAATGAACAAGGTGAATTGCAAGGCGCATTAACCAGTTTAATGAGTTTAACTTCCATAATTGGTCCTCCATTAATGACGAATACCTATGCGTATTTCACAGGCGAAAAAACACCAGTTCATTTTGCAGGAGCAGCTTTTTTATTAGGAGCATTATTTATGTTTACAAGTTTGATATTAGCGAGAAGAACTTTGAAACATGTGGAAATAATTGAGCACAAATAA
- a CDS encoding PAS domain S-box protein produces MKKAKSTPEINKTLEKSANLFPVVGIGASAGGLEAFKKLLHAIPESTGIAYVLVQHLDPSHESILAELLQKVTNIPVLEISDEIKVAPDHIYIIPSNKMLIANDGVLELSPRKDSSKSKGNHAIDLFFTSLAEVHQSHAIGVVLSGTASDGTLGLKAIKENGGITIAQDEESAAYSSMPLSAVEAGVVDFVLRPEEIPLKILELVENTFLNGKDELSMLQQSEEVYKQILSLLRLRKGTDFTYYKQTTIRRRILRRMAINKYENPADFLKNLRENKTEQDALYQDLLIPVTSFFRDPATFENLCETVFPALIKNKINAISGFDPIRIWIAGCSTGEEVYSLAICLKEFLGNQQQKVQIFATDISEPAITKARLGLYTKDDIIGLTPQRLQEFFTKTSNGYQVNQSIRDLCVFAVHNFLKDPPFGKIDLLSCRNVLIYLEPYLQKKALTTFHYALNQGGFLLLGKSETASGVSELFSQIKKNDKLFSRKDAPSRFIQIASQRIEQNIIELNEFPKVESIKKDFQKTADDILLNKYTPAGVVVNEAMDIVHFRGKTGNYLEQASGKPSHNLLKMARNGLGFELRNILHKVKRDKKQIIKKNIPVDINGAMHNITIEAILLPNTIEPHYLILFHDHNSVNDSINELGIKKLKNNITPKVKKDDRDLRITQLEMELAQTREDMRSISEEQEAANEELQSANEELLSSSEELQSLNEEMETSKEELQSTNEELIIVNQEMVSLNDQIMSTRDYSESIIATIHQPLVVLDKNLRVKTASNAFYKNFQVNRLETEGELIYDLGNKQWDIPQLRTLLESLLPEKQSFFNFEVEHTFPALGQRFMLLNASEILREKGAEKLILLAIQDITDLKKAEIVLTNSREHFRQLVKGLPAGVYSCDDSGKINFFNDAAVKIWGREPEIGVEKWCGSLKMYKPDGTPIPADKCPMAIALKEGRTLNGEELIIERPDGSQSVVLEHPQPEFNVASEITGAINMMIDVTEQVNARKKLEESESRYYNMVYSSPSAIGILKGPELIITIANDAIIEIWGKGKDVIGKTYFELLPELIDQGYPEIFNDVFTKGVAFNAIETPVYLTKNGISYLKYYNFILYPQRDINGTIEGIGIIATEVTSQAELNKKIKDSEWELRQMADFIPQKISTADATGNRYYFNRNWFTDTNLPIEELQGMGWRELIHAEDTESALNKLNISLSDGTDFEMELRLLNKLGDYRWHLSRSTAVKDELGEVKKWICYSIDIHDSKEESHRKDDFIKMVSHELKTPVTSIKGYVQILLMMLEQHNENQNPEQFKTSLIRIDKQIVKLTRLITEMLDLSRLEDSKLALQNEVFDINALVSETIDDMRYTNTNYEIILHNDYHCFVEGDRDRLGQVLINFIANSIKYSPDNKSIDVRIVKADNNYIAVSIKDFGIGIEEKDHKKIFDRFYRVGGMSEQTYPGFGIGLFIAKSIIERHHGFIKVESEKNKGAIFTFYLPCIEKK; encoded by the coding sequence ATGAAAAAGGCAAAAAGTACACCTGAAATTAATAAAACACTTGAAAAATCTGCTAATCTTTTCCCGGTAGTTGGTATTGGTGCATCAGCAGGAGGCTTAGAAGCTTTCAAAAAATTGTTGCATGCAATTCCTGAAAGTACGGGAATCGCATACGTGTTAGTGCAGCATTTAGATCCAAGCCATGAAAGTATATTGGCAGAGCTTTTACAAAAGGTGACCAATATCCCGGTATTAGAAATTTCGGATGAGATCAAGGTTGCACCTGATCATATTTACATTATTCCAAGCAATAAAATGCTGATAGCAAATGATGGTGTTTTAGAGTTGAGCCCCAGAAAGGATTCTTCGAAGTCCAAAGGAAATCATGCAATAGATCTTTTTTTTACCTCATTGGCAGAAGTGCATCAAAGTCACGCAATTGGCGTTGTATTATCTGGCACAGCTTCTGATGGAACGCTTGGATTAAAGGCGATAAAGGAAAATGGAGGCATTACTATTGCGCAAGATGAAGAATCTGCCGCCTATTCAAGTATGCCATTAAGCGCTGTAGAAGCCGGTGTTGTAGATTTTGTTTTGAGACCTGAAGAAATCCCACTAAAAATTTTAGAATTGGTTGAAAATACCTTTTTAAATGGCAAGGATGAACTTTCGATGTTGCAGCAAAGCGAAGAGGTTTACAAACAAATTCTTTCTTTATTGCGATTGCGAAAAGGAACCGATTTTACTTATTATAAACAAACTACCATAAGGCGGAGAATTCTTCGAAGAATGGCTATCAACAAATATGAAAATCCTGCTGATTTTTTAAAAAATTTGCGCGAAAATAAAACGGAACAGGATGCACTTTATCAGGATCTTTTAATTCCTGTTACAAGTTTTTTCCGCGACCCTGCAACCTTCGAAAATTTGTGCGAAACTGTTTTTCCCGCACTTATAAAAAATAAAATAAATGCTATTTCAGGTTTTGATCCGATTCGTATTTGGATTGCGGGGTGTAGTACCGGTGAAGAAGTATATTCGCTTGCAATATGCCTGAAAGAATTTTTAGGAAACCAACAGCAAAAAGTACAAATTTTTGCCACAGATATCAGTGAACCTGCAATAACAAAAGCAAGGTTAGGGTTATACACAAAAGACGACATTATAGGGTTAACGCCACAACGGCTACAAGAATTCTTTACTAAAACGAGTAACGGTTATCAAGTAAATCAATCAATACGTGATTTGTGTGTATTTGCTGTACATAATTTTTTAAAAGATCCTCCATTTGGTAAAATTGATCTATTAAGCTGTCGGAATGTTTTGATATATTTAGAACCCTATCTGCAAAAAAAAGCATTGACCACTTTTCATTATGCACTTAATCAGGGTGGATTTCTTTTACTCGGAAAATCAGAAACCGCATCAGGTGTATCAGAACTTTTCAGTCAGATAAAGAAAAACGACAAATTATTTTCCCGTAAAGATGCTCCTAGTCGTTTTATCCAAATTGCAAGTCAGCGTATTGAACAAAATATCATCGAATTGAATGAATTTCCAAAAGTGGAAAGTATAAAAAAAGATTTTCAAAAAACAGCGGATGATATTTTATTAAATAAATATACTCCGGCAGGTGTAGTTGTGAATGAAGCTATGGATATAGTTCATTTCAGGGGTAAAACGGGAAATTATCTGGAACAGGCATCCGGTAAACCAAGTCATAATTTATTAAAAATGGCCAGGAATGGTTTGGGCTTTGAATTGCGGAATATATTACATAAAGTAAAACGCGATAAAAAGCAGATCATTAAAAAAAACATACCTGTAGATATAAATGGAGCGATGCATAATATTACGATAGAAGCAATATTGTTGCCGAATACAATTGAACCACATTATTTGATACTTTTTCATGATCATAATTCAGTAAATGATAGTATTAATGAATTGGGTATAAAAAAGTTAAAAAACAATATAACTCCTAAAGTAAAAAAAGATGATCGCGATCTGCGTATAACTCAATTGGAAATGGAGCTCGCTCAAACCAGAGAAGATATGCGCAGTATTTCAGAAGAACAGGAAGCTGCAAATGAAGAATTGCAAAGCGCTAATGAAGAATTACTAAGCAGTAGTGAGGAATTGCAGAGTTTAAATGAAGAGATGGAAACCAGCAAGGAGGAACTGCAAAGTACAAATGAAGAATTGATCATTGTTAATCAGGAAATGGTGAGTTTGAATGATCAGATCATGAGTACAAGAGATTATTCGGAGTCAATAATTGCAACTATTCATCAACCTCTGGTTGTTTTAGATAAAAACCTAAGGGTTAAAACTGCAAGTAATGCATTTTATAAAAATTTTCAAGTAAATAGGTTGGAAACAGAAGGAGAATTAATTTACGATCTTGGAAATAAACAATGGGATATTCCACAATTACGAACATTGCTGGAGTCGCTCTTACCGGAAAAGCAGAGTTTTTTTAATTTTGAAGTTGAACACACTTTTCCTGCATTAGGGCAACGTTTCATGTTATTAAATGCAAGTGAAATATTAAGGGAAAAAGGAGCAGAAAAATTAATTCTACTTGCAATACAAGACATCACAGACCTCAAAAAGGCCGAGATCGTTTTAACTAACAGCAGAGAACATTTCCGACAATTAGTGAAGGGTTTACCTGCAGGAGTTTATTCTTGTGATGATTCGGGAAAAATAAACTTTTTTAATGATGCTGCAGTAAAAATTTGGGGTCGTGAACCGGAGATAGGAGTTGAGAAGTGGTGTGGCTCCCTAAAAATGTACAAGCCGGATGGGACACCAATTCCTGCCGATAAATGTCCTATGGCCATTGCATTAAAGGAAGGCAGAACGCTAAATGGTGAGGAGCTCATCATTGAACGACCGGACGGGTCTCAATCTGTTGTATTAGAACATCCCCAACCTGAATTTAATGTTGCAAGTGAAATTACAGGTGCGATTAATATGATGATTGACGTAACCGAACAAGTAAATGCAAGAAAAAAGTTAGAAGAAAGTGAAAGCAGATATTATAATATGGTTTATTCCTCACCATCTGCAATTGGAATTTTAAAAGGACCTGAGTTAATTATTACTATTGCAAATGACGCCATTATAGAAATTTGGGGGAAAGGAAAAGATGTTATAGGCAAAACCTATTTTGAACTATTACCTGAATTGATCGATCAGGGATACCCTGAAATTTTTAATGACGTTTTTACTAAAGGAGTTGCATTCAATGCTATAGAAACACCAGTATATCTTACTAAAAATGGAATATCATATCTTAAATATTACAATTTTATTTTGTATCCGCAGCGTGATATTAATGGTACCATTGAAGGTATTGGTATAATTGCAACCGAGGTTACCTCACAAGCAGAATTAAACAAAAAAATAAAGGATAGTGAATGGGAACTGAGGCAAATGGCTGATTTTATTCCTCAAAAAATATCAACTGCTGATGCAACCGGAAATAGATATTATTTTAACAGAAATTGGTTTACGGATACAAATTTACCTATTGAAGAATTGCAAGGAATGGGGTGGAGAGAACTTATTCATGCGGAAGATACAGAAAGTGCATTAAATAAATTGAACATAAGTCTAAGTGATGGCACCGATTTTGAAATGGAGTTGCGCTTGTTAAATAAGTTGGGAGATTACCGATGGCATTTGAGCAGGTCAACAGCTGTTAAAGATGAACTTGGAGAAGTTAAAAAATGGATATGTTACTCAATAGATATACACGATAGCAAAGAGGAAAGCCATCGCAAGGATGATTTCATCAAAATGGTTAGTCATGAACTTAAAACGCCTGTTACATCTATAAAAGGTTATGTGCAGATATTATTAATGATGTTGGAACAGCACAATGAAAATCAAAATCCAGAGCAATTCAAAACATCCTTGATACGTATTGATAAACAGATCGTAAAACTAACGAGATTGATCACAGAAATGCTGGACCTATCACGACTGGAAGATAGTAAATTGGCACTACAAAACGAAGTATTTGATATCAATGCCCTTGTATCAGAAACTATTGATGATATGCGTTATACCAACACTAATTATGAGATAATTCTGCACAACGATTACCACTGTTTTGTGGAAGGTGACCGTGACAGATTAGGACAAGTATTGATCAATTTTATTGCAAATTCCATAAAATATTCCCCTGATAATAAATCAATTGATGTTCGTATTGTAAAGGCCGATAATAATTATATTGCAGTAAGTATTAAAGATTTTGGAATAGGTATTGAAGAAAAAGATCACAAAAAAATATTTGATCGGTTTTATAGGGTTGGAGGCATGAGTGAGCAAACCTATCCCGGTTTTGGAATTGGATTGTTTATTGCAAAATCGATCATTGAAAGACATCATGGCTTCATAAAGGTAGAAAGTGAAAAAAACAAGGGAGCAATATTCACTTTTTATTTACCATGCATTGAAAAAAAATAA
- a CDS encoding response regulator transcription factor — MGNKPNILVIDDDQDIGRMLKMLLEFKGFIVTIAENKTKAEEILQNALTDIMIMDMLLSGENGINVCTDFKSNAEVKHIPILMMSAHPDAKKICLDAGANDFISKPFEMQDMLLKIDQLIIQKNEGMKE; from the coding sequence ATGGGAAATAAACCAAATATATTAGTAATTGACGACGATCAGGATATTGGGCGTATGCTCAAAATGTTATTGGAATTTAAAGGTTTTATTGTGACCATTGCGGAAAACAAAACAAAAGCTGAGGAGATCCTTCAAAATGCGCTTACAGATATCATGATAATGGATATGCTATTGTCCGGAGAGAACGGTATAAATGTCTGTACAGATTTTAAAAGTAATGCGGAAGTAAAACATATTCCAATTCTTATGATGTCGGCTCACCCTGATGCAAAAAAGATCTGCCTGGATGCAGGAGCAAACGATTTTATTTCAAAACCTTTTGAAATGCAGGATATGTTGTTGAAGATCGATCAGTTGATAATTCAAAAGAATGAAGGAATGAAGGAATGA